In Neochlamydia sp. AcF84, a genomic segment contains:
- a CDS encoding tetratricopeptide repeat protein has product MNVENLPITPFIFTAFKKIEKEKQPCLKLGPYAEIRLKIFEKLEKQELCKARLVCKEWKQLIEQTEELKSFHAKKVGAKSPTEKQQASLASSQWDKHRIAECLWQDCSAIISESMIAKVNTAAEYLKKEGFELKGVPSDGDCFFSAFLGSYALLSRKIPLLDDQENKISYLREALSSIIRHTNNERAGEIIGKGTWVSGLGEGDLLASALSIPIRLVTVNEEHLICGVNDMLIPPRKGIAAAETAQEWGTIPDKERSKEYIFIIDLEGHFIYAQKPSKPDYFLLVESATSSTLLSGENPSFSLHIEARMNKVKRFSLTEQDFNEAGKQEVFDPSNPLATLPLKIFQRIFLSFNSLNDDELRKVLNAKSCARVFKQHLPSKVQLLIHYQPQKLPEYLDKIAEYLDKIVYSIEESNNFLIKFKLEEAEEAYTLALKLAVQKNDPIQESVCIEKLGDVYIGKGTPETLLQAAGLYNYALRLAPQERQEILRDKLSRVQNLLIKICNGKSLESQIIKKKIGDNRIVLKNFREEIEKKIQRLTGTPFFHEVKELYSNIAQNIKAFFSSLVNQAIDVLGPAPCEYAMIGFGSLAREEMTPYSDLEFGILMQTENPENRDYFKRLTTLIHLKVINLGETILPALNIPCLKAIDFFDGTTPRGFAFDGAGVEGKGCKTPFGNSKTFELIQTPEKMAQYIAKDEDGQWWHDKEPHLPMELLTFTHLIGSYALTEQYRQKLQKKLGIFFQTDLSLRQYLAKQHLVVADMEAFNPGMGDLSRQGMLFKVKNDFYRFPHLALDRLALLKKVMASDTFTRIDQLNKLGIITAGAANKLKEWMSIALFMRLKTYSHYQAQQEMMNPLIKPFGFDEPELIIKQFALDQETLSKVKNIYRIFIPFYKALQEFLEGREDSLRSSDLDDNSLQTQGNIALRLFQLEEAKKYYKLAKKENPVDPHILGYLGSIYNAQGKLNKATMHVKEALNINLGHYNENHPLIAALCSNLGNIYRQQGNLDLAAKYIKKALDIALKVCGENHSTVVIYYNNLGQIYKEQGNLDRAAKYTKKALDINLKLIGENHPYVGTIYDNLGQIYHEQGNPGMAIRLGRKALALSLIFFGENHPSTAIRHNNLGRIYYDQGKLKQATEHVQKALDITLKVFGGNHSTVAKFYNSMGMLCKSQGDLKQAAEHVMQALKIDHDLFGDNSPAAANDYASLGLIYQKQGNLDKAAEYSIKALDINRKIFGENHSSVAMNCNHLGLVYQEKGNLEQAAEYSEKALAIDRTIFGEYSPKVAINYNNMAQIYQAQGNLDKAAEYSIKALNIDFKLFGENYPVLATRYNNLGRIYQAQGNLIQAAEYTKKALDINGKIFGDSHSSVATICNNLGTIYREQGNLEQAAEYTKKALDINRKIYGENHSYVATIYNSLGIIYQEQGNLGKAAQYIEKALDIDLKLFGDNHPNVARDYSNLGTTYLEQKNLSLAAEYAKRALKIELKLFTKNYPLVAIRYGNLGVIYQQQGKLEKAVKYYHQALKVLGEKHPHVVYYCNNLVEIYQQQDKLKTALKYASKAFELAYHLFGKNHLIVVQCHYRLSLLTQLTQT; this is encoded by the coding sequence ATGAATGTAGAAAATTTACCTATTACACCTTTCATTTTTACTGCATTTAAGAAAATAGAAAAAGAAAAACAGCCTTGTCTGAAGCTAGGCCCTTATGCAGAGATTAGGTTAAAAATTTTCGAAAAATTAGAAAAGCAAGAGTTGTGCAAAGCACGATTGGTTTGTAAAGAGTGGAAGCAGCTAATTGAACAAACTGAGGAATTGAAAAGCTTTCATGCAAAAAAAGTGGGGGCTAAATCACCAACAGAAAAGCAACAAGCTAGCTTAGCTTCTAGCCAATGGGACAAACATAGAATAGCTGAGTGCTTATGGCAGGATTGTTCAGCTATTATTAGTGAGTCCATGATAGCAAAAGTAAATACTGCGGCTGAATATCTAAAGAAGGAAGGATTTGAATTAAAAGGTGTTCCCAGTGACGGCGACTGTTTTTTTAGCGCTTTTTTAGGAAGTTATGCTCTCCTTTCTAGAAAAATCCCTTTGCTAGACGATCAAGAAAACAAAATCTCCTATTTAAGAGAAGCGCTTTCAAGCATCATCAGGCATACGAATAACGAAAGAGCAGGAGAAATAATAGGAAAAGGAACTTGGGTAAGCGGCTTAGGTGAAGGAGATCTGCTAGCTTCGGCTTTATCTATTCCTATAAGATTGGTGACAGTTAATGAGGAACATTTGATTTGTGGTGTTAATGATATGCTTATCCCCCCAAGAAAGGGAATAGCTGCAGCTGAGACAGCCCAAGAATGGGGCACTATTCCTGATAAAGAAAGATCTAAAGAATATATCTTCATTATAGATTTGGAGGGTCATTTTATTTATGCTCAAAAGCCTTCAAAGCCGGATTACTTTCTTCTTGTAGAATCAGCAACTTCCTCTACTCTTCTTTCAGGTGAAAACCCTTCTTTTTCTCTTCATATAGAAGCTAGAATGAATAAAGTTAAAAGATTTTCCCTTACAGAACAGGATTTTAATGAGGCTGGTAAGCAAGAAGTATTTGATCCCTCCAATCCTTTAGCTACCCTACCCTTAAAAATTTTCCAACGAATTTTCCTCTCTTTCAACAGTTTAAACGATGATGAATTAAGGAAGGTTCTTAATGCTAAAAGCTGTGCTCGCGTGTTTAAGCAGCACCTACCCAGCAAGGTTCAGTTGTTGATACATTATCAACCTCAAAAATTGCCAGAGTATCTTGATAAAATTGCTGAGTATCTAGACAAAATTGTTTATTCGATAGAGGAAAGCAATAATTTTTTAATAAAGTTTAAGTTAGAAGAAGCAGAAGAAGCCTATACGCTAGCTTTAAAGCTCGCCGTTCAAAAAAATGATCCTATCCAAGAAAGTGTCTGCATAGAAAAATTAGGGGATGTTTATATAGGCAAAGGCACCCCTGAAACGCTTTTGCAAGCGGCAGGACTTTACAATTATGCTTTACGCCTTGCTCCCCAGGAGCGTCAAGAAATTCTTAGAGATAAGCTTTCTAGAGTTCAAAATTTACTTATTAAAATTTGTAACGGCAAATCTTTAGAATCACAGATAATAAAGAAAAAAATCGGTGACAACCGTATAGTATTGAAAAATTTTAGAGAGGAAATAGAGAAAAAAATTCAACGTCTGACAGGAACTCCTTTTTTCCACGAAGTGAAAGAGCTTTACAGTAATATCGCTCAGAATATAAAGGCTTTTTTTAGCTCCCTAGTTAACCAGGCGATCGATGTTTTAGGCCCTGCGCCTTGTGAATATGCCATGATAGGCTTTGGTTCCCTAGCTAGGGAAGAGATGACTCCTTATTCCGACCTTGAATTTGGCATTCTTATGCAAACAGAGAATCCAGAAAATAGAGACTACTTTAAGCGTCTGACCACTCTAATTCATTTAAAAGTCATTAATTTAGGAGAAACTATTCTTCCTGCTCTAAACATTCCCTGCCTAAAAGCTATAGATTTTTTTGATGGCACTACGCCACGAGGCTTTGCCTTCGATGGAGCTGGAGTAGAAGGAAAAGGCTGTAAAACTCCTTTCGGCAATAGTAAAACATTTGAGCTTATCCAAACTCCTGAAAAGATGGCTCAATATATTGCTAAAGATGAGGATGGACAGTGGTGGCATGATAAAGAACCTCATCTTCCTATGGAGCTTTTAACCTTTACCCATCTAATAGGTAGCTATGCATTAACCGAGCAATATAGGCAAAAACTTCAGAAAAAACTGGGTATTTTTTTCCAAACAGATCTTAGCCTTCGGCAGTACTTAGCCAAGCAACACCTTGTGGTAGCTGATATGGAAGCTTTTAATCCAGGAATGGGCGATTTAAGTAGGCAGGGAATGCTTTTCAAAGTTAAAAATGATTTTTATCGCTTTCCTCATTTGGCTTTGGACCGGTTAGCCCTTCTCAAAAAAGTAATGGCTTCCGATACTTTTACTAGGATTGACCAGCTGAACAAACTAGGAATTATAACGGCTGGCGCCGCTAATAAATTAAAAGAGTGGATGAGCATAGCGCTATTTATGCGCCTTAAGACCTATTCGCATTATCAAGCACAACAAGAGATGATGAATCCGCTGATTAAACCCTTTGGCTTCGACGAACCGGAACTCATCATAAAGCAGTTTGCTTTAGATCAGGAAACCTTAAGCAAAGTAAAAAATATTTACCGTATTTTTATTCCCTTTTATAAAGCCCTGCAAGAATTTTTAGAGGGTCGCGAAGACAGCCTTAGATCTTCAGATTTAGACGATAACTCGTTACAAACTCAAGGTAATATAGCACTACGACTTTTTCAGCTCGAAGAAGCAAAAAAATATTACAAATTAGCAAAAAAAGAAAATCCAGTAGATCCACATATATTAGGTTATCTGGGAAGCATTTATAATGCTCAAGGTAAACTGAATAAAGCTACTATGCATGTCAAAGAAGCTCTCAACATCAATCTTGGGCATTATAATGAAAATCATCCACTTATAGCAGCACTTTGCAGCAACCTTGGGAACATCTATCGCCAGCAAGGCAATTTAGACCTGGCTGCAAAGTATATTAAAAAGGCCCTCGATATTGCCTTGAAGGTTTGTGGCGAAAATCATTCGACTGTAGTAATTTATTACAACAATCTCGGACAAATTTATAAGGAGCAAGGTAATTTAGATAGGGCGGCTAAATATACAAAAAAAGCTCTCGATATTAATCTTAAGCTTATTGGAGAAAATCACCCTTATGTGGGAACAATTTATGATAACCTTGGACAAATCTATCACGAACAAGGCAATCCAGGAATGGCGATAAGGCTAGGCCGAAAAGCTCTTGCCCTTAGCCTCATTTTTTTTGGGGAAAATCATCCTAGTACAGCAATCCGTCACAATAACCTAGGACGCATCTACTATGACCAAGGCAAGTTAAAACAAGCGACCGAGCATGTACAAAAAGCACTCGATATTACTCTGAAGGTTTTTGGAGGAAATCATTCGACTGTAGCAAAATTTTATAACAGCATGGGAATGCTATGTAAATCCCAAGGCGATTTAAAGCAAGCAGCTGAGCATGTTATGCAAGCGCTTAAAATTGATCATGATCTCTTTGGGGACAACAGCCCTGCTGCCGCAAACGATTACGCCAGCCTGGGACTTATCTACCAAAAACAAGGCAATTTAGACAAGGCAGCTGAATACAGCATAAAAGCTCTCGATATTAATCGTAAGATTTTTGGAGAAAATCATTCATCTGTGGCGATGAATTGCAATCACTTAGGACTTGTTTACCAGGAAAAAGGCAATTTAGAGCAAGCGGCTGAGTATAGCGAAAAAGCTTTAGCAATTGATCGTACGATTTTTGGCGAATATTCTCCCAAAGTGGCAATCAATTATAATAACATGGCGCAAATATACCAAGCTCAAGGCAATTTAGATAAGGCAGCTGAATACAGCATAAAAGCTCTCAATATTGACTTTAAGTTATTTGGGGAAAATTATCCCGTATTGGCAACTCGTTACAATAATCTGGGAAGGATCTATCAAGCACAAGGCAACTTAATACAGGCAGCTGAATACACAAAAAAAGCTCTGGATATTAATGGCAAGATTTTTGGAGACAGTCATTCATCTGTGGCAACGATCTGTAATAACCTGGGAACAATTTACCGAGAACAAGGAAATTTAGAACAGGCAGCTGAATACACCAAAAAAGCTCTGGATATTAATCGCAAGATTTATGGTGAAAATCATTCATATGTGGCGACGATTTATAATAGCCTGGGAATAATTTATCAAGAACAAGGAAATTTAGGAAAGGCAGCTCAGTATATAGAAAAAGCCCTTGACATTGACCTTAAGCTTTTTGGAGACAATCATCCTAATGTAGCGAGAGATTACAGTAACTTGGGAACTACCTATTTAGAACAAAAAAATCTAAGTCTAGCAGCGGAATATGCCAAGAGAGCTCTCAAGATTGAACTTAAGCTGTTTACGAAAAATTATCCTCTAGTGGCAATTCGCTATGGCAATCTAGGGGTGATCTACCAACAACAAGGCAAGTTAGAAAAGGCAGTTAAATATTACCACCAAGCCCTTAAGGTATTAGGTGAGAAGCATCCCCATGTAGTGTATTATTGCAATAATCTCGTCGAAATCTACCAGCAGCAGGACAAATTAAAAACTGCACTTAAGTATGCCAGTAAAGCCTTTGAACTCGCCTATCATCTATTTGGAAAAAACCATTTAATCGTGGTACAATGCCACTATAGGCTATCCCTACTCACTCAACTTACGCAGACATGA
- the gatC gene encoding Asp-tRNA(Asn)/Glu-tRNA(Gln) amidotransferase subunit GatC: MAHIDKDTIQNLMALSRIECTEEQKEVLLNNLKKIIGYFEQLNEINTDDVPPCDHVLADMCNVMREDVPGPTLPREKFLSNAPAHIGGMIKVPTIIKQN; encoded by the coding sequence ATGGCACATATTGACAAAGATACTATTCAAAACCTAATGGCTTTAAGTCGCATCGAGTGTACTGAAGAACAAAAAGAGGTCCTGCTTAACAATTTAAAAAAAATTATTGGCTACTTTGAGCAATTGAATGAAATCAATACCGATGATGTGCCACCTTGTGATCATGTTCTGGCTGATATGTGCAATGTGATGAGAGAAGATGTGCCTGGGCCTACCCTGCCGCGTGAAAAGTTTTTATCCAATGCTCCTGCGCATATTGGAGGAATGATAAAAGTTCCTACCATCATTAAGCAAAACTGA
- the gatA gene encoding Asp-tRNA(Asn)/Glu-tRNA(Gln) amidotransferase subunit GatA: MIHTLTACEIKDKFLKGDLTALAVTEAFLKRIDQYDSQIGAFLAVYKERAIEKAKQLDKKRALGEKLGKLAAVPIAIKDNIHIKEEISTCASKFLVNYRAPFDATVVRLLEEEDAILLGKTNMDEFAMGSSNESSALQKTYNPWNLKCTPGGSSGGSAAAVAGRLCPLALGSDTGGSIRLPASFCGVVGFKPTYGRVSRYGLVAYASSLDQIGPFATNTRDAALVMEVIGKHCEKDSTSLPAEADDYLTKMNKDIKGKKIGVPWHFLDTLAAEPKKVFNNSLEVLKSLGAEIVEIDLSILKYSLPVYYILATAEASTNLARFDGVRYGHRSSRAQTLEEIYDFSKSEGFGEEVKQRILLGTFVLSSGYQQAYYKKAQKIRTLIIQSYQEAFKRCDLVASPVSPFAAFEIGSIKDPIQMYLEDIYTIGINLAGLPAISIPAGFSAEGKPMGLQLIGPQKDEVGVFQVSHAFEKATSYHMHMPELVK, translated from the coding sequence ATGATACATACACTGACCGCATGTGAAATTAAAGATAAGTTTTTAAAAGGAGATCTTACGGCGCTAGCTGTTACCGAAGCTTTTTTAAAACGTATCGATCAATATGACAGCCAGATTGGAGCTTTTCTTGCAGTGTACAAAGAGCGCGCGATTGAAAAAGCTAAGCAGCTGGATAAGAAGAGAGCGTTGGGAGAAAAATTAGGAAAACTTGCGGCTGTTCCCATAGCTATCAAAGACAACATTCATATTAAAGAGGAAATTTCTACATGCGCCTCTAAATTCCTCGTTAATTATCGCGCTCCCTTTGATGCTACTGTTGTTCGCCTTTTGGAAGAAGAAGATGCGATTCTTTTAGGCAAGACTAACATGGATGAATTTGCGATGGGCTCTTCTAATGAAAGCTCTGCTTTACAAAAAACTTATAACCCTTGGAACTTAAAATGTACTCCCGGTGGCTCTTCAGGTGGATCTGCTGCTGCTGTTGCTGGACGTTTGTGTCCCCTTGCGCTAGGTAGCGATACAGGAGGATCTATCCGCTTGCCCGCTTCCTTTTGTGGAGTCGTAGGTTTTAAACCTACCTATGGAAGGGTTTCTCGTTATGGATTAGTCGCTTATGCTTCTTCCCTGGATCAAATAGGCCCTTTTGCTACCAATACGCGAGATGCCGCTTTAGTGATGGAAGTGATTGGAAAGCACTGTGAAAAAGATTCTACCAGCTTACCCGCTGAAGCGGACGATTACCTTACGAAGATGAATAAGGACATTAAAGGAAAAAAGATTGGAGTACCTTGGCATTTTTTAGATACTCTTGCTGCTGAACCTAAAAAAGTCTTTAACAATTCTTTAGAAGTTTTGAAGAGCTTAGGAGCAGAAATAGTAGAAATAGATTTGAGTATTTTAAAGTATTCTTTACCTGTCTATTACATTCTGGCCACAGCCGAAGCTTCTACCAATTTAGCACGCTTTGATGGAGTGCGCTATGGCCACCGTTCTAGCCGTGCTCAAACGTTAGAGGAAATCTATGATTTTTCAAAAAGTGAGGGCTTTGGAGAAGAAGTGAAGCAAAGAATTCTTCTAGGCACCTTCGTACTTTCCTCCGGTTATCAACAGGCTTACTATAAAAAAGCACAAAAAATTCGTACTTTAATTATACAAAGCTATCAAGAAGCCTTCAAAAGATGTGATTTGGTGGCCAGCCCCGTTAGCCCCTTTGCGGCCTTTGAAATAGGATCGATTAAAGATCCCATACAAATGTATTTAGAAGACATCTACACCATAGGCATTAACTTAGCAGGCCTTCCTGCCATCAGCATTCCTGCCGGTTTTTCTGCTGAAGGAAAACCTATGGGCTTGCAATTAATAGGTCCTCAAAAAGATGAGGTAGGTGTTTTTCAAGTCTCCCATGCTTTTGAAAAGGCCACCTCCTATCATATGCACATGCCTGAACTAGTGAAATAG
- the gatB gene encoding Asp-tRNA(Asn)/Glu-tRNA(Gln) amidotransferase subunit GatB — protein MTQHINWEAVIGLEIHAELNTKTKLFSVAPNHFGDEPNTNITEVCTGQPGALPVLNKEAVRKAVQFGCAINSTIAKFSKFDRKSYFYPDSPRNFQITQFEQPIVLGGTVVAEVNGIEKTFAVNRVHLEDDAGMLKHFTNFAGVDYNRAGVPLIEIVSEPCIHSADEAVAYASAIKAILQYIDVSDCNMEEGSLRVDANISVRLKGETGLRNKIEIKNMNSFSNMHVAIECEIKRQISAYMKHPNTPYNQIIQQSTYRWDPEKKETVLMRRKERADDYRYFPEPDLVPIVLTDSYIEEVRQSLPELPLQRERRYVAELGLSPHHAFVLTQDKPIADYFEEALKNCSNARNLCNWIIVEFAGRLKDSGKNLLTLGIPPIQLAKLVNMIDKGTITGRIAKTVADQMVAQPQMDCEKIVADNPDFKPVSDQGEIAAIVDRVLAQNPQSIADFKAGREKAFAFLVGQVMKETRGKAAPTVVNEMLKQRINS, from the coding sequence ATGACGCAGCATATTAACTGGGAAGCCGTAATTGGTCTTGAAATACATGCCGAACTTAACACCAAAACTAAACTGTTTAGCGTAGCTCCCAATCATTTTGGCGACGAACCTAATACAAACATTACAGAAGTTTGCACAGGCCAGCCAGGCGCCCTACCCGTGCTCAATAAGGAAGCCGTTCGAAAAGCCGTGCAATTTGGATGTGCCATCAATTCCACTATCGCTAAATTTAGCAAATTTGATCGTAAATCTTACTTTTATCCTGATAGCCCTCGCAATTTTCAGATCACCCAATTTGAGCAGCCTATTGTATTGGGAGGAACTGTTGTCGCCGAAGTTAATGGAATAGAGAAAACTTTTGCTGTCAACCGGGTACACTTGGAAGATGATGCAGGCATGCTTAAACATTTTACCAATTTTGCGGGGGTGGATTATAATCGTGCAGGTGTTCCTTTGATTGAGATTGTTTCTGAGCCCTGCATTCATTCTGCCGATGAAGCTGTAGCTTATGCATCAGCTATAAAAGCCATTTTACAATATATTGATGTTTCTGATTGCAACATGGAAGAAGGCTCGCTACGTGTAGATGCTAATATTTCCGTGCGCCTGAAAGGCGAAACGGGACTTCGCAATAAGATTGAAATCAAAAACATGAATTCATTCAGCAACATGCATGTAGCGATTGAATGCGAAATTAAACGTCAAATCTCTGCCTACATGAAGCACCCTAACACTCCTTACAACCAAATTATTCAACAGTCCACTTATCGATGGGATCCGGAAAAAAAAGAGACGGTTCTTATGCGCCGTAAAGAGCGAGCCGATGACTATCGTTATTTTCCTGAACCCGATCTTGTACCTATTGTTTTGACCGATAGCTATATTGAGGAAGTGCGCCAGTCATTACCGGAACTACCTTTGCAAAGAGAGAGGCGTTATGTAGCCGAGCTTGGTCTTTCTCCTCATCACGCCTTTGTTTTAACGCAAGATAAGCCAATAGCTGATTACTTCGAGGAAGCTCTTAAAAATTGCTCAAATGCACGCAATCTTTGTAATTGGATCATTGTAGAATTTGCAGGAAGGCTTAAAGATTCGGGCAAAAATCTTTTAACTCTTGGTATTCCTCCTATTCAGCTAGCCAAATTAGTAAATATGATTGATAAAGGAACGATCACGGGAAGAATAGCTAAAACTGTAGCTGATCAAATGGTTGCTCAACCCCAGATGGATTGTGAAAAAATTGTAGCTGATAATCCTGATTTTAAACCGGTGAGCGATCAAGGGGAAATTGCAGCTATTGTGGATAGAGTCTTAGCACAAAACCCTCAATCTATTGCTGATTTTAAAGCAGGTAGGGAAAAAGCATTTGCTTTTTTAGTAGGACAAGTGATGAAAGAAACTAGAGGTAAAGCGGCACCCACCGTGGTAAACGAGATGCTCAAGCAGCGTATAAATTCCTAA
- a CDS encoding SycD/LcrH family type III secretion system chaperone, whose protein sequence is MESDDIGEFKITKKVKMKLKNKKLLKKQLAQGKTAQQILEFSDETMAKFYGAAYRLFDHRRYGEAAQAFLFLVTLNPYNHEYWVGLGMCSQLNKDYEAAIDAYEMAAICRIDNPVPYFYLAKCLFALHDRESALQALDLAIEYASNHPEFLELQHHAENAKRLLLKDI, encoded by the coding sequence ATGGAAAGCGACGATATTGGTGAATTTAAGATAACTAAAAAAGTCAAAATGAAGCTTAAAAATAAAAAGCTTCTTAAAAAGCAACTTGCCCAAGGTAAAACTGCTCAGCAAATTTTAGAATTTAGCGATGAAACTATGGCTAAATTCTATGGCGCTGCCTATCGCCTCTTTGATCATCGTCGCTATGGGGAAGCGGCTCAAGCTTTCTTATTCCTGGTCACTCTTAATCCTTATAACCATGAATATTGGGTGGGGTTAGGAATGTGCTCACAACTTAACAAAGATTACGAAGCTGCTATCGATGCTTACGAAATGGCAGCTATATGCCGTATTGATAACCCCGTTCCCTATTTTTATTTAGCTAAATGTCTCTTTGCTCTGCATGATAGAGAGAGTGCCCTGCAAGCACTAGATTTGGCTATAGAATATGCCTCCAACCATCCTGAATTTTTAGAGCTTCAGCATCATGCCGAAAATGCTAAACGGCTTTTACTTAAAGATATATAA
- the xerD gene encoding site-specific tyrosine recombinase XerD: MQKSSSSLLDTIFEDFLSYIGSEKGLAVNTIEAYQRDIAAFFAFLSKKGFNAIQQVDEEHLMDFVASLQAAGYASSSIVRNLIAIKVLCRFLKREGNLPSNFSLYFATPKAWQLIPTVLSYEEIERLLEAPDVETLQGSRDKAMLEIMYACGLRVSEVCSLKIYDVDDEYVRVMGKGKKERLVPIGFKAIQAIDHYLHHYRSLTESEKSKELFVSSRGKPIDRVSVWRMIKTYMKKAGILKNISPHSLRHSFATHLLENGADLRVIQEMLGHASISSTDRYTQISKSRLQKSFDEFHPRA; the protein is encoded by the coding sequence ATGCAGAAATCCTCTTCTAGTCTTTTGGATACTATTTTTGAAGATTTTCTAAGCTATATAGGCTCGGAAAAAGGTTTAGCTGTAAATACTATAGAAGCTTATCAACGAGATATAGCCGCATTTTTTGCTTTTTTAAGCAAGAAAGGCTTTAATGCTATACAACAGGTCGATGAAGAACATCTGATGGATTTCGTGGCCTCTCTGCAAGCAGCAGGATATGCCAGTTCAAGTATTGTACGCAATCTCATAGCCATTAAAGTATTATGTCGTTTTCTAAAAAGAGAGGGGAATCTACCCAGCAATTTCTCCTTATATTTTGCTACACCTAAAGCTTGGCAGCTTATCCCTACAGTGCTCTCTTACGAAGAAATTGAAAGATTATTAGAAGCTCCTGATGTAGAGACTCTACAAGGCTCACGGGATAAAGCTATGCTAGAAATTATGTATGCGTGCGGGTTGCGGGTCTCTGAAGTTTGTAGCTTGAAGATCTATGATGTGGATGATGAGTATGTGCGGGTGATGGGTAAAGGAAAGAAGGAACGTTTAGTTCCTATAGGATTTAAAGCTATCCAAGCTATTGATCATTATCTTCATCATTATCGTTCATTAACAGAGAGTGAAAAATCTAAAGAATTATTTGTTTCTAGTCGTGGAAAACCTATCGATCGAGTGAGTGTATGGAGGATGATCAAAACATATATGAAAAAAGCAGGAATCCTTAAAAATATATCCCCTCATTCTCTTCGCCATTCATTTGCTACTCATCTATTAGAAAATGGGGCTGACTTACGCGTTATCCAAGAAATGCTTGGGCATGCAAGTATCAGTAGTACAGATAGATACACGCAGATCAGCAAATCGCGCTTGCAAAAAAGCTTTGATGAATTTCACCCGCGGGCTTAA